In the Paenibacillus sp. FSL R7-0337 genome, TTCAGTAGCACCGACAACAGAATTACTCTGAGGATATACAAAACATCATGATTCCATGAGCTCCCCCAGCCCAATTGAAAGGACATTCTTATGCTCCCCACTACCGGCCCCAGCAGCATCAAAAGGTTGAATACAGCCAAGTAGATAAAACATTTACTGAAGAATATTGCCATTCGCGAATGACCCGCTACGACCTCCAGATGAATCGTGCGGTTCGAAAAGTCCTGGCCCATCAGCAAAGCCACGATTGCCGAGAATAACACCAGCCAGACCGTTGAATCGTAAACCATTGCATAAAATATGCCTATAGTATCTTTGTGTGTTGTCAGATCAGCAATATAGCTCTTGCTGGCAAGAAGCCCGTAAAGGATACTAAGCAGTGCACTGCCGGTAAAA is a window encoding:
- a CDS encoding ABC transporter permease, with translation MNNLLQMEWYRMKCNRFFTGSALLSILYGLLASKSYIADLTTHKDTIGIFYAMVYDSTVWLVLFSAIVALLMGQDFSNRTIHLEVVAGHSRMAIFFSKCFIYLAVFNLLMLLGPVVGSIRMSFQLGWGSSWNHDVLYILRVILLSVLLNSAVFSVCIFLAFLFKDSAKTVSVSIVVLFISAMIIAYAEPLGWYEVVPWLRFLPMNQVRASLAYSLSTVQVSEIILSGGLFLLLFIALSFQRFNTSELK